Within Cydia fagiglandana chromosome 25, ilCydFagi1.1, whole genome shotgun sequence, the genomic segment CTTACATAAATCAGGTACATCGaggtaatttaataaataacactaaATTGAGCTTTATCTATACCACAGTACAGAGAGAAATTTTCATCTGAAATATACTTGAAAGATTTCTCGTCCACAGTAACTATAAACAATACAAAGGTACTAGATGCCTCTTTGTATGAAACTTTCCAAAATTTAGTATCTAACCCTACATTGTAAATTTccaatttacgaaatattttctTAGTATCCAAAGGAATGTAACTGTTAATTTTGATAAGCAACTCTCTACTTTTCCTTAAACCAAAATCTTTATtattaactatttttaattCTAAGTTGGCATCATTGATTACTTTTTTCATCCAGGCAACATCGTCTTCGTCATGGCAACTATATACCAGTCCGCCATTTTGAACGCCATGACATTTAAGTAGCGGTAGAAACCCACCGGTTTTATCTAGTTCTTTAGCCATTACTATTTGTACTTCTTTTATCATATCTTCCGTCATTATCTCGTCTGGATTCTTTGGTTTAATTATCACTACATTTTCATCACATTCTGTgttgattttagtttttttcGGGTCCAATTCTTGTGAGCAAATTGAGTTACTGTGAGATCGTTTACCACTTATATTAGAATCGTCGTTTTCTTGCTTTATTATAAAGCTGAGATCAGTCTCTGACAGCGCCATTTCAAAATCACTGGCATCATTAGAATAATTTTCTGTCTTCACATGACAGGCAACAGCTTCTGAATTTAAAATAGTCATCTCTAAATCCCGTATATCTTTATCTAAATCAGACAGTCCCGCTATATTAAGATTATCAGCTTCATAATCAGTCATTTCCTTCTTAATTTCTTCAATATTCATCAAAATATAATTTCCCTTATCTTCATTACGTTCTACATTATCATCGGTTTCAATTTTAATCTCCAATCCTTCTATTTGAGTTTCGGTGGATTCAATCAAATTTTGACTATCGCATTCTACTTTTATGTCTTTTAAATTATCGTTCCGAATAGTTATATTAGTATGATTATTAACGGTTTTATTTTCAACATTATTAGTCCCAGGACTTGTTCTTCCCAGAGCATTTTCATTGCGTATTTGAGTCAAATAAtcatctttattattattaacgtcCATATCTACCTCTTTTCTAGTTACGGCTTTCGGTTCATTCTCGATTGCGTGAATAAATATGATGCTTTCATCTAGTCCATCGCTTTTAGCagatttcttatttattatattatctttAATGTTTACGCCAATAGCGCTAGCTGTATCTTCAAGGTCATCTCTCGCAATCCCTTTAACTTTTGAATTATCAACATTTTCAATAACATTGGTGGTATTTAATTCTTTTGAAGTTTCCTTTTCATGGGGGTTGTTTGATTTGACATTGCTGTCGTTATTTTTGTCACTGACTTTGAGTTTAGCAAAATTATTAGGCAGGCTCTCTTCTTTAATAATTCGCGTCCTGCTAAGTATTAATTTTCTGTAACAATCAGAGTAAAGAGTTATTAATATACATTGTAGAAATTACAAAACAAGTGACATTATCCAAATATAGATTTTTGCTTTTAGGTTTATTTAGATTTGTGGGCTGTACAACTCTCGAATCTCATGGCACCGggagttaaaaaaataaagcggTCACTGTAGCTTATGGACGCCTACAACTCCACGGGTGTTGAATGCGCATTGCGAACCCTTTAAAAATTTGTACTCCTCTTTTTAGCCCATACTATAGCCCCTCGAGAAAACCTCGATTTAAATAAAAGAGGGAAAGAGagaactctctctctctctcttttaaATCGAGGTTTTCTTCGAAGACAGTTGTTAaacaagtaaaaataaaaattagcaATTTGGATCTACGAATACTTACGAAGGcttccggaggtcgcgggttcgaatcccggcttgtaccaatgagttattcggaacttatgtacgaaatatcatttgatattttccagttgcttttcggtgaaggaaaacattatgaggaaaccggactaatcctaataagacctagtttcccctcttgGTTGGAAGGTCAGAGTGCAGTCGCTTTCGGAAAAAGTAGTGCATATGTCAAATCATGGGAGTTTTCAAggggaccccaggctcccatgagccgtggcagaatgccgggatatcACGAGGAAGAAGACTATATTAGCCCCTCGAGAAAACATCAGAGAGAGGGGGGAGAGAgagggagagagagagagagagaaagagagagaAAGAAAGAGGTCGACattccacaaaaaaaaaattaaatatagtaattttctcaaaaaatggacggcaaagtcgactttgccgtctaaaaaataggttgCGAAGCgcttagtttatggtcagtcaaaaattaaaaggttaaaaaacattgcagtctcgattttgggactgcaatgtcgcatacaaattccattatttgtcgagttccaaactttttaaaagttgaaatgcccatatcaaatgaaggcacgggcccattaaacagccaaacagatgattagtaccgcgattatttagttgtctcaaataggttggcgtattttcggcagaaaaatacacttctatttttttattaaaaaaaaataaaaaggcggcaagggctttcttctgtgaaaatatatacgcaagaacgttggttttgtaaaatatttctatgatatttatatttcttgcaccatttttgagaaaagcactatatatgactcggctggaaggctacttgctggcttcggattcaattaaacggactcccaaggtcgtccgtttaaaacgaatcctcagcctgcaagtagctacttccgagcctcgacaataatgtactattaaatctACGAATACTTACGAGGGCGGCTTAAATTCAACAGCGAGCCCCCGTGCCCCCTTGGCCTCCAACAAGGGCCCCAACATGGCCTCGAACAGCGGGGCCTCAGCGCCAAACAGGGTGAGGCACCGGTCCCTGTTGTTGAGGTGCACCACCACACTGAGGAAGAAAGTTCTTATGGGCATTGCGATGCCACCTTCCTCGTATCTGGGAAATAAAgaagcattgcgatacagcgaggaaatgccgccagcatccttggtatagtcagcagcagaagttgctaagcgcgcctggtgttcaaaattatcttgacgcgactttattgttaagagaataagagcgtgtcaaggtaattttgaacacctcgcccgcttagcaatttctgctgctgactgtacaatgcctacgcctcggctagtctgggGCCATGAGttagcccattcataaaaaaaaaatgccttaagggcctattttagatttaagctagttatcaATTCCTTTTTGTAAtgccactgtatatatcttgttagtaaataaatatatgaaaaagGAAGAAATGAAAGTAAATTCCACCAGCCAAAATAAGgaaacaattcaaaatttgcatGTATTTACTTTGCCTCTCTTATGGATAAAATGCCACTTTCTCATTCGTTTTtgacaaagagaatagagtaaATAGAGGCTTGTCAAAGTGGgactgtcaaagtaaattatgtagccactgtaaatttactgccatctttgtgaaagaataatgatcaaaatcaaatggcgttctaacagtgtTAATCTTGTCGAAAGATGGCTACATAATATACTTTGACATTCGGCCTCTATACATTATATTCTCTTTGTACAAACTTAtacttatacaccgtgtttttattgaattccgttaacttcggggtatggttaagtacgtttaagataactaaatggcatagctaatttaaaaaaaataatttttttttgttttttttttcaaaaaattaactttaaaaagtaattaaatgtagcatatagcgttgttgtaacacggacattacatttaactcaaccaaacaattgaaatctatgACATACGagtatcaatgtcatttcgaacatcgatcgaccgagattgtatgtacttaagtttagtagcaaatgcatgaactcattctaaacactaatcaatatgtaaaccggccctaagacaagtatacacgcttgtagaggccttataagaaaaaaataaatcattGATTATCTCCAAAattgagttaattagaatatcggtgtctttgagaaagttacttgatttaagctcaggaatgcacccttgaaattaacggtaATCacaaaaaacacggtgtatagacaaatacatacttatatgtataggAACAGGATACTATAACTATGAACATTGTATTGAGagaaaaactaaactaaataagtttttggcaaaaatgacatttttggtacaagcttttatcgccgactgtacttttctttccacaggcaactaatgctcatcgagacaattctaaaaatcccaaacacaattaggtttcgttgtttcatcacagagttcctatggccacctccggtctccatcatcagatcagctcgatgacaccataatattgcattgtcaccagacttacgtatgtatgcaaaatttcagctcaatcggaaaccgggaagtggatcaaatttaacttgcaagatttgattacacacagacagacaacggtcgggtgaaactaaataaaagcttgtaaaatagtgCAACCATAACTTACTTGAACGTAATCTGATCCCACCAGTCCCAGCTCAGCGCTTCAGCCAGTTTCGTTAGAAACACCAACCGTAGGGCTCTCTTCCTGATTGCCTGCAAATTGCAATATTAATTATCTATCTTTTTCACGTTTCAAATTATAGCAAGCATAGAATgctggccgatggggtcgaaaagtgctcgagtggagaccacggactagcaagcgcagcgtaggacgtccacccacaagatggacagacgaccttgttaaggtcgccggaagacgctggatgcgggtcgcttccaaccggcacgtatggaaatccaagggggaggccaatgttcagcagtggacgtcttatggctgagatgatgatgatgatagataGAATGCttatacatcagttttggtaccataattactattatttttgtagtcgacatctagcgtcgagtagcggaattatcagtacggCTACTCGACACTAGATGTCTCGAGAGTCGCGACTCACgaacaatattacaagcagaaggagttgaaaatagagttccggttaatccggtaataatattagctgaaaattgtgagcattagacttttcggtagCCGCATCatctagcagtactgataattactagatactcgatgctagatgtcgactcttcttcctcgcgttgtcccggcatttcgccacggctcatgagagcctggggtccgcttgacaactaatcccatgatttgacgttggcactagtttttacgaaagcgactgccatctgaccttccaacccagagggtaaactaggccttattgggattagtccggtttcctcacgatgttttccttcaccgaaaagcgactggtaaatatcaaatgatatttcgtacataagttccgaaaaactcattggtacgagccggggtttgaacccgcgacctccagattgcaagtcgcacgctcttaccgctaggccaccagcgcttcatgctgctagatgttgactacgaaaataatactcgttttggtaccaaaaagtaAAGACCTAActagattcatcatcatcatctcagccataagacgtccactgctgaacgtaGGCCtccccccttggacctccatacgtgccggttggaagcgacccgcatccagcgtcttccggcgaccttagcaaggtcgtccgtccatcttgtgggtggacgtcctacgctgcgcttgctagtccgtggtttccactcgagcacttttcgaccccatcggccatcttctctgcgcgcaatgtggcctgcccattgccacttcagcttgctaatccggtgggctatgtcggtgactttagttcgtctacggactAGGTTAACTAGATTACACCCGTTAAATTTCAGatttcaaacattttaaaataggaTACCTGTGGAGTAGCCGCGACTTCCATCTGAGTGATATCTATGTGCGGTATGACCCTCGACACATCATCTCTAGTGATGACAACTTCTATGTCCGCCTTATCATTGGGGGCAGTAGGGGTTGGTTGGGGGGGAGGCTGGGTCTGAAGGGTCTTCGGTTTTGGTATTTTGATGTTGAGCGCCCGCAGCGGACGGTCTAGGAGCTTCTGTAGGGTCACTGTTCTGTGGAATAAGTAACATAACATAGGATTAACTGTATTACTTTACAGCCTGTGGCTTGTaatccttcttcctcgcgttatcccggcattttgccacggctcatgggagcctggggtccgcttgacaactaatcccatgatttgacgtaggcactagttttaacgaaagcgactgccatctgaccttccaacccagaggggaaactaggccttattgggattagtccggtttcctcacgatgttttccttcaccgactggcaaatatcaaatgattgttcgtacataagttccgaaaaactcattggtacgagccggggtttaaacccgcgacctccggattgaaagtcgcacgctcttaccgctaggccaccagtgcttcTAGCCTGTGGcttgtaatacgagcaaaaaattaaactgtaggctgtactccacatacagaccaacatttgttcagcaactcttaaaaataacttgtagtttggtttttaatacactttaaagtttattctaagacgcaatgtattgcgaattttgttatgtctaaggcgtgacaagcaacgtcagtcacaatgatatggcgtggcgatggcgtccattgaagataatatttattttgtatgataaaTAGGGACTCtagatatttcataatttttgaaagttgttgaactaaagtgtcaccgtttgagaagtacaatctatgttttaattatttgctcgtgttacaggccacacccggtatactgaAACGAGACTTAATCCCTAACTTTTCATTACATGCCCGTCTTTGAGTCACAGACTTGCATAtatgtgtacagtcacctgcaataatatgttacacaacgaaggccgcagaaatatctgacacgatcgtatttgtagagccataagagcgtgtcatatatttttgcggccttcgaagagtaatatattattgcaggtgactgtaccaaatttcaaattaattggtcaagtagttttggagcaaataggctgaGACAGAAGGACAGACGGACGGGCATACAGAGCAGACGCAcgaataagggttccgttttttccttttgaaatacggagccctaaaaaagGGAAACCTTCGCTTTCGCTCGGCCAATTAAGTAAGACTACTTACTTGAGATCTTTAGAGATGTCTCCTCTAAGCTCCATAGTAGGGTAGTCCGCTAGCCTGCTGTATATTCTCGCTATGTACTCCTTTTCTTTCTCCGTAAGTTGTATCTTGTGGCGGCCGTTCACTGACGTCAGGAGGCTCTGGAAGAACTTGCGCTCTCTTTCTACTAGGGGCTCCTGgagagataaataaataaatattataggtcatttttagagttccgtacccaaagggtaaaacgggaccctattactaagacttcgctgtccgtccgtccgtccgtctgtcgtTCTGtccccaggctgtatctcacgaaccgtgatagctagacagttgaaattttcacagatgatgtatttctgttgccgctataacaacaaatactaaaaacagaataaaataaagatttaagtggggctcccatacaacaaacgtgatttttgaccaaagttaagcaacgtcgggcggggtcagtacttggatgggtgaccgttttttttttgccgttttttgcattatggtacggaacccttcgtgcgcgagtccgactcgcacttgcccggttttacaCGATTTGACTAAGACACGCGGTAAGCTCATgtaggcttgtgttgtgggtactcagacaacgatatatcgttgcttatcatgaatagtgacacaaaacaaaatgaaatgccattcgattttaaatcttaccagtaaaagatagaatattaaatgcaatagcatttcattttgagttgtgccactgttaaagataagcgtcgatatataatataatatataaatacttaaatacatagaaaacaaccaagactcaggaacaaatatctgtgtcatcatacaaataaatgcccttaccgggatttgaacccgggaccatcggcttcacaggcagggtcactacccactaggccagaccggtcgtcaaatggAATTTAACGatagatatttaaaaaaccgggcaagtgcgagtcggactcgcgcacgaagggttccgtaccataatggaaaaaaaaacgaaaaaaaagcaaaaaaaaaacggtcacccatccaagtactgaccactcccgacgttgcttaactttggtcaaaaatca encodes:
- the LOC134676994 gene encoding uncharacterized protein LOC134676994, with the translated sequence MASKNLMEFEQAMKYMEPMEVNDYLQKTLDFLKRNNSEVYFPSISPYVEGFLVNLVTDTRNLKSKAFKVQDRVLAEEIIGVLEMSREVFRWTHAYENGNLLVYKKIFSNKIKKKPIKLRALLLEKVPKNGNKSKKDKEKPNNKVSEKKNKDETHKAKNVSNSPHKENQDSNIQTDQSLANSFLDPYYADAATTIPSLSLLSHITEKFFTKTVVALTEFADNENSKMKTFSHLSEGEVEFVKEVLSFAETITVRNMLMPKYRMLLWKLDRVVKEAIKTCELTYTVIEKDRSITWIKIQKSAGALSTSPDIESSALPPLELLTNITEPFFKQTIIRLTEFADDARFVSRTFRQLKEEEIFFIKNIRQLAGSTKVRELFDPQYRDLLWRLNYSINEAANICKITTSVNDKERSITLKKTPKFATPAPVPPKVQPNVSTGARSKSMVPMKARDRSLSRDRLIQFEKGGKPTTDVIDLTTDKESVQERGRSLSRRTAKLLEDLSTPVESDIGMRMMMMMGWRGGALGARGDGIMEPVMPNIDQPKRGGLGHVPPPKVVPRKPIDFRLMLLHNLLDFLLHDEWKKEILFKEPLVERERKFFQSLLTSVNGRHKIQLTEKEKEYIARIYSRLADYPTMELRGDISKDLKTVTLQKLLDRPLRALNIKIPKPKTLQTQPPPQPTPTAPNDKADIEVVITRDDVSRVIPHIDITQMEVAATPQAIRKRALRLVFLTKLAEALSWDWWDQITFKYEEGGIAMPIRTFFLSVVVHLNNRDRCLTLFGAEAPLFEAMLGPLLEAKGARGLAVEFKPPSKLILSRTRIIKEESLPNNFAKLKVSDKNNDSNVKSNNPHEKETSKELNTTNVIENVDNSKVKGIARDDLEDTASAIGVNIKDNIINKKSAKSDGLDESIIFIHAIENEPKAVTRKEVDMDVNNNKDDYLTQIRNENALGRTSPGTNNVENKTVNNHTNITIRNDNLKDIKVECDSQNLIESTETQIEGLEIKIETDDNVERNEDKGNYILMNIEEIKKEMTDYEADNLNIAGLSDLDKDIRDLEMTILNSEAVACHVKTENYSNDASDFEMALSETDLSFIIKQENDDSNISGKRSHSNSICSQELDPKKTKINTECDENVVIIKPKNPDEIMTEDMIKEVQIVMAKELDKTGGFLPLLKCHGVQNGGLVYSCHDEDDVAWMKKVINDANLELKIVNNKDFGLRKSRELLIKINSYIPLDTKKIFRKLEIYNVGLDTKFWKVSYKEASSTFVLFIVTVDEKSFKYISDENFSLYCGIDKAQFSVIY